The following DNA comes from Thunnus thynnus chromosome 3, fThuThy2.1, whole genome shotgun sequence.
CTCACAAGCACCCATGCTATGTGATATATAAGCTCCGAAAGGTAACAATTGTTCCAAATCTCAAACAAGTGACTTGCAATACAGCGCTCTCTAACAACAGCATGCAAGGCAAAAGTCACAGCATCAagcatatcttttttttttcttttttttttttatgtttgagttGGAAACAGCTGGATGGCATTTGTCAGGTGAAATCCATGGACAGAgaacagatgtgtgtgtatttcaacAACATGTCAGAGACAAAGGCTTAGCCACACAGCCTTTTGAAGATCACTGGCACACAAGAGCTTTCACCTCTCTAGGCCCACTGGGTGGCAAGCCAGTTGAGCACTTCCAATATGTCATCCATCTCCCTCTCGAGGCCTGGGACTGTCATGCCTAGCGCCTGCCACAAAGACTCCACCTTAAGGTGAGAAAAACTCAGAAAATGCATAGAAAAGTTAAAGAAAGCAAAACCACTTTCTTTAAAATAAGTGTAACACTGATAAGAGAGTGGTGAAACTCGATGGCATACTGACCCAAGCCACGGGAGGCCACATCTGTAGCGATGAGGATTGGAGCTTTGCCATATCTGAACTCTGAAGGGAGAAGGACAGTATTCAGTTGAATTACAGAGCAGCTTGtgatcatctttttttttttttgcaatgtgactttttaaatcTCACCATTAAGGACCCAGTCTCTCTCCTGCTGGCTCTTATCTCCATGAATTCCCATTGCTGGCCACCTGTGACAACAGATTGGACATTAAACACCGCTAGTCCAGCTTCAATGAAATTCTCTGTGCTTGTGTGCAATACAACAATAAATTGGGCCAATGGTAAagagttgtttttatttggcaTAGCTTAAATTTGAACTTCAAATTCTTTGTGTCCTTACCCATCTCTTCTCATCCTCCTGGTGAGCTCATCGCAGCGTCTTTTGGTCTCCACAAAAATAATGGTCTTGTTCTCTTTTTCGCTCATTATCTCCTCCAGCAAACGGATCAGTCTGACAaaggagagacaaaaaaaaaaaaaaaaagttgaggcAAAACTTAAGTCTGTCACTGCAACAGCCATTGTGCTTCAGCTGGCCGATTTGAGTCCACTACTGATTTAAATTACTGGTATAAATTGAATTGTTCATGTTGAATTGAAATACAAAGTGAAGCAGACTTAAATATCATAATATACTTATTTAAGGTTTAGGAAGAAATTTGTTCTTTAACTACTTTCCTCTCTAGCTAACTGGAACTCTTATAGCCAGCACTGATATAACACTCTGATGCTAGTAATATGGAGGGAATTCTCTACTTACTTGTCTTCCTTCTCCATGTCACTGCAAACATCAACTATCTGCAGGATGTTGTGATTGGCACTGAGTTGCAGTGCACCAATGTTGATCTGTACATAATCCTTCAGGAAGTCCTCAGCCAGCTGGCGAACTTCCTTAGGCCAGGTGGCGCTCCACATCAAGGTCTGGCGGTCTGGCTGGGAAAGACAAGAGGGAGCACTTCAACGCTTTCTTCCTGCTTCAAAGTACCTTTAACACTCGCATTTACCTTTTACAAATTTGAGGATACATCTGTCAAATATTTCTATTTCCACAAGTATTTACTTGATTCCCCTGTCTGGTGCATTTGTGCAGCTGTTCAGCCAACTCTTTATTTCAGTTTGGTTAAATAATTGATATAAATAAAGCAGCTAGTTAGAGGTCCTGCAGTGTGACAATTAGTCAGTTATTCCTAGTAAAAGGAAATTACATAACTTACCCGAATTTGTTCCACTATCTTGCGGATCTGTGGTTCGAATCCCATGTCCAGCATGCGGTCAGCTTCATCCAGCACCAGATAAGTGCAGCGGCGCAAATTAGTCTTACCACACTCCAGAAAATCAATAAGACGACCTGGGGTAGCGATGCAAATCTCAACACCTTaaacataaacagacaaaaaaatatcacaattataacaaatgactgaaaaactCTGAGCTGAACCTGAGCCAATCAAACAGCTCTTTAATCATAAATCAGAACAAATGCTCATCAGCAGTGATATTCACAGAGAGTAACAAAGTAAGCGTACCTCTTTCAAGATCTCTAATCTGGGGTCCCTTGGGTGCACCACCGTAGATGCAGGTGCTCTTGAGACGAGAGGCCCTGCCGTATTCAGCAGCCACTTGTTGCACCTGCTGGGCCAGCTCACGGGTTGGTGCCAACACCAAGCACTACAGGAAGATGCATATAATTTATTAGCATATTGCATCCTTCAAAACAGAGGGATACCTGCAGACAGAGATCACACATGCCCCTTTTCAACTAGCTCAGTATAGCAGGCTTTAGTTGTGCCATGGCATGTCAAGCTGTGAGCGAGGTAACGGGACAGAATGCACAGtaaactcagcagccacacatggctctgttctatatttctctgttttgtgtcttcaggttatgctaacccatcgttgctaactttggagctaaccccctttaattttccagcatttggggaaacaacagacatgacttTCTGGCATTTATTagctgacacactgtagtctgtgctgtacatttactgccagattgacaacgtactactaaccttttcctctgtcccgctcgcatccaccgtcacttctctgcccctcgctctttcccactgGCTAttcaaacatactccttaacagAGTCACGCTACCAATaatttcccaggcaacaacacagaggttgactcacgtaccggaacagcactgcacagaggctcccaaacgctatcaaatattaaaaaaatttttttttggcctggcgggggttctcgttgtgtcattatggaaaaacacagattcagtaaatgctcagtaaacgttgagtgcAGTTAGACCCAACAGTCTCCATCAGGTTGGgcaagttcaaagttgtgaaaacaacgggggtgttttgaatacacaggtaatttgttagtctgtccctcccgccgcaggaaataatggattactcctggaaagctgttgatgtagcacttttctccttatgaaaatagcacggagattattcgaccaatgagaatttagtcgaaCGAGAGcctatcgaccaactaatcgaccagcagactacagccctaatatATAGAGCTGCGCAATACATCAATCAGTGATACATGAAGACCAGACATCATCTGGGTCGCAAGTTATAGCCTTAAagacttttgttgtttttatcatccAGTGCTAATAGAAACCACAGAATTACACATTAGAGGACATATCTTACTGTTTACTTACAATAGGTCCGTCTCCATGCTCCAAGAATGGTTGATGTTGGATGTGCACGATTGCAGGCAGAAGGtactaaaaaaggaaaaatgataGACTGAGTTCTAAATGTAAATTTGACCTCAATGCGCATGAGAGCATATCTGTCTTCCTGTTAACCACCAGCCGCCTGCTAATTAGATATTTACTCTCACAACATTGGCAGGGTGTGTATCTTCTTTCAGCTAACGACTGTTTCAAGTTGCAGTTTCTTACGTTGCCTAAACCCACTTAAGAGTAAAGCACTTTGCCAGATGACCATGCTCCCCACACCTAAATTATCTAActggattattttctcatttaggTTGTTACTCTAAATCCTACAGAGAATACTGCTACAAGAATAAAGGTCCAAAATATGCTACAAACCGCTTTCTAAGAGCTCAAAGTTTGCTTTTGGTAAAAGTGGTATTATGTCTTTAAGGCCTTGGGAAATGAGGATAaccacacatttattttatttggttgCTGGGTAGAAAGGATTTTAAGAATCATAGTTGGGGAACACTTACTGCAAGGGTTTTCCCAGACCCAGTTTGAGCGATGCCAACCATGTCTTTGCCACTGAGGGCAACTGGCCACCCCTGAGCCTGAATCGGAGTTGGTTCATTCCAGTTCTGTTTGGCAATGACATCTATGACGTAGCCTGAAGAATTAAGATATTATATAAAGTTAAATTGTTGAAAGTTTCTGACACAATATGCTGAAATCAAATTTCAGTAGATCGGCAGATGACTACTCAAAATTATTTGGGTGGTGAAGTATGAATTTTGACTCACTTGGAAATGCAGCTTCATGGAATTTTACAATTGGTTTGGGGCAATCTCTGCCTTTGACGGTAACTTCTTTGCTTCTTCGGTACTGCTCAACCTCTTGCTGGAATTGGAAGaagtataaaaatgtcaaaacagacacaaacaacagtATGCACACAAATTCCACATGAAATAGGAATGTCAATTAATATTCTAAATTCAATTATATAATtgaattgtaaaaaaacaaaccaaaaacaaagaaaaaaaaaaaaagacatgcaaTTGTGAAAATTAATATTCAGTTGTGGAAAAGTTCTCGCGTGGACCTGGGCTGCAGCACTGCATGATAGACAGGAATCACACAACATCACTTTCAttgattaaaaattaaatgtagGTCAAACTGAAACGTGCGAATAATTCAACAATGATGGCAGAGATCTCACAACCCGACTCTGAATAATCTAAAAAGCCCTGTCTGGAAATACTTCAGATGATGGTAACCAGTATGAATATTAACTAACTTGTATAAAAATGAGGCTATCGAATAACATATCAATTTACGAATCATTCGTTTGATCTCACTCTGAGATGATTTATTTAGTAATGTGTGGGTATGTAGGTCTTTTAAAAGACATGTAcatattgaaataaatatacCTATACAAGTAGTAGTGTCTCTTGTTATATTGGTTTGCCTTCTTATGGACATAATGCGCAAAAATAGATATTTGAATAGTTCAAACAAGGAATAATTGAACGTCATTCTTGGCCAGTTTTGACAGCCTTAACATGAAACAGTAAGAAAAGCgatttgttgtgtgagttgTGAAGCTGTTCTTACAAGTGGTCTGCGGGTGACATCTGGATGTTCCTGGTAGAAGTTCTTCTGAAACTTTGGAAGCTCGTCGAGGTTCCAGTGCTTCTTCCGCAGCCTCTCACCAGGGTTGCCAAACTTTCCTGGAGGAGGTCCGCCCCTGTtgcctcctccaccaccaccaaaacGAGGGGGTCCTCCACCATACCTTGTGTAAAAGAGAGGGACACGTTACACGAAGCACAGCCAGAAACAGCACTTGTTACAGGGGCGTTCCACCAGTTTCACATATGAAAGGTCAATGAACTAGTCACAACTGGTAGTACGGGGCCTGTGGAAACAGCCgtgtaatgtcttctgtgatTTTAGAGAACCATCAAGTTTATGAAAATAACCCTGTTGGTACATAGCAATGTTATCAGGGTCATGTCAGTTTTTTTAACAccacataaataaatcaaccaCACAGAGGCAGAAATTACTTAAGATATGTAAACAGCTTGAAAAGACAGCTGAATCATCATCTGTGGCACAGTTTTCCAAACAGAGAAACTGTTCATAGTCAAGAGGCAAatcttaaatctttaaaagtaaatttagctggtcGACTTTCAGCTTCATACACGGAGCATCTGTGGTGTTCCCCTACCAAATCTTAAAGATCCCTTtgagacatgtattaagacgcataaaaatgtgtctgatatggtttttctaccaaaaaaagttaaaaaatgtaaaatatctccCTCTACTCCCTAATTAAAATTTCAGAGcatataaatatgcaaatatgtttcatttctaaAGTTTAGCTGCTGGACACTagatgtctccttcttcactaatagagtccattctcagtgtttgtgcgctTGAGACTTCAaatgtccacatcacacttgtgtaggttgaatactggaccagaattggctccaaactatcTGTTTTGTCACAAATCGTTTtcataggcccaccccttaaaatcagatttccaatgagcacagagaaactttcctccctcagcaaataaatgtgaaaacagctttctggtgtcaaactctgcacatccatcattctgcacagtgacgctcaaacatccagctgaaggaacaagaagacaacatatttttgactggagaAGGACTTTAGGAGTTTGCTAGCTCTTGAATATCGTCCGTGCGTATTCATATATTAAATACACGCCGCCGGTGACACACAAGTGAGTTACTGATTTAAGTTTAGTGACCAGCTTCATACTCCGGGAAACGGGACCAGCtgtgttgatttgtttgtcTTCCGTTGAGTGACAGTGTAGCTAGACGACACGACTAATCAAATAACAAATCATTAATAACAAATAAATTGGGCCTCTGCGACACAAATGTTTGACTTGAATGTGCATTCGCAAGAGACACCGCTGCGTCACACGGCCAGATAGCGAGCAGGAAAACTGCTCAGCCGTTAGCTGCCATTTTACCTCCTGTTATCAGCAAGGAAACGGATATTATTACGGATATGTTGCTGCAGGGAACGTTTGGTCACGTTAAACTGCTCGCTGTCAAACGCTTTACCACACGAATGTAGCtaaaaaacacactgttgtgacataaaatacaaaacaacagtcatgttTCGTGGATATAGTAGTGACAGTTTGACGTTAGCCGTAATGCTAAGCTGTTCATCTTCACGAACGTTAAGGAACCAAACTAACACTTGACTTACCCTCTATCTCTGCCACGATCTCGGTCTGAAAAGCCCGGCATTGTGTAGCAGACTACTGTGGGGATGGGAGGCTTGTCAAAATCCTTTTTGCCGGTCAACAAAGCAAGCGATTAATCCAACAGGCTTAAAAAAAACgacacagagaaaataaaagaaaatgccGGCAGACAAAAGTCTGTCTGGAGAGACGGATGTGAGGTCACAGGAGGCGGATTACATGGTATCAATGCGCGCCATGCCGGGGCACCTTGTGCGGTACTATTTTATGTCAACACACCgggaggatgatgatgacaagCTGAGACACATACACCCATCTTCCCAACACAATTTGCGCAGAGTTCAAATATGtattgaaaaacacaaaatgtttttattaaatattttcattgaaACACCACCAAAAACAGTTTAATATATGAGGACAAGTGGAGCAAAGCGTGTAGACATTTTCACATATTCTTATAaggaaaaaacatacaaaagacaaaaagggaagagagaacaaacaataaatataaaatgttgctgctttatgtgaatttaaattaatatttgcGGGTCTTGGGACAATGGGAAAATTGTCTGTGTGCAATAGAGTCTTCATGAAAAGTGTGCTTAAGGAAACAGTGGTCCATATTCTTTAATACTTCCTATAAACTATACAGGTTATATAAAGAGAATAatgaatacacacatttaaaatgaactttttctttaaattctGAGACTTGAGATAGAGAAAGCTcagtcagcttttttttttaattagcctATAGTTTTATCAAACGTGTATTACTTTTAGTCATGTACAGCTTGCCAGCTGTTACAGAAAGGGATGCTCAATCAATTAACTTATTGCTTTACCAACCAGCTCTTTTCTAGTTATGTTCCATTTTTATGTCCACTTGTTTCTTAGTCAGTCAGCAGATTTCAAAAACTACTGAACAGATTAGGCCAGGGTCAAGAAACAAGAGATACATCATATGGATGAGGCTGAAAAAAGTTTTCACCTCTGAGATATCCTGCAAAATATGACGATATTTTGAGTCTGACTCACTTTAAATTTTGTAGAACTCATTCTGTACAAAACCAAAAATTCCCTaataacattaaatgttttCCAAAAAATCATGGGGAAAAAAGCATCGGCTGAATGTTGACTTCCCTTTTTGTTAGTGCCGCACCATATTCTGCCAAAAGATGGGGCTGCAATTCACCTTTCCAcaaatctttacattttctgCCCAACACTGACAAAGAATACCCACCattacacactttttttttttttttttttttttttttaaaccttttcactttttcacagGTTGGATATTTGgatattattgatatttatgATGTTGgaaagattatatatatataattttataaaactgtatacaatttaaaaaataatgattaatcGTGATGTTTTGAGAGAAAGAGTCCGATACAACATGTATTAAAATATTGCAATACAGTTTATATTAGCTGTTGCATTTATGTAACTCAGCAGCATTCATTTGGTTATTAAAGTAGCCTAAACCTGACAACATGTGGGATGCAGAAGGTAAACTCCGGTCATACAGTCTGTGGCCTCAAAGCTCTGTGCTTTGTATGCTCGATCATCAACACCTGACATCCTgaactggtaaaaaaaaactttgccaGTGAGCTTGTTGCCCAGGTAAGAGTGATTGTTTAAGTAAATTTGTAGCTAGTTAATAAatatatgattattattttgtattgcGCTGTGATTAATCACAAACTTAATGGCTGataggaagaaaaaaagcaacatcattaaaacaaaGTTGGTTAGTTACCATCTTTccagtaaaaatgaaaagaaaaaaaaaagaaaatgtgcgGATGCAGAAAGCGGAAACTGGTTGTATTCAATAAATTCTCCTCTCACAGATACTGTGTGCTCTTTTACTAATGTTTTGACACATCCCGCTGATCTCCATCTTCATTTTGTGACTTCATTTGGTTGATGTAAACAATGTGTGACATGCCGCTACACCTGCAACGATGAACAAGAACTCAGAGAAGCATTTCACAAATTgcagtaaaataacaaaacaaaaaacattgtttgttttgcatttaaaatgagcaaggtcttttctttcaaaaatgGCAACATTTGAGGAGATCCTCCATTCATAAATAAATCC
Coding sequences within:
- the LOC137175478 gene encoding probable ATP-dependent RNA helicase DDX5 gives rise to the protein MPGFSDRDRGRDRGYGGGPPRFGGGGGGNRGGPPPGKFGNPGERLRKKHWNLDELPKFQKNFYQEHPDVTRRPLQEVEQYRRSKEVTVKGRDCPKPIVKFHEAAFPSYVIDVIAKQNWNEPTPIQAQGWPVALSGKDMVGIAQTGSGKTLAYLLPAIVHIQHQPFLEHGDGPICLVLAPTRELAQQVQQVAAEYGRASRLKSTCIYGGAPKGPQIRDLERGVEICIATPGRLIDFLECGKTNLRRCTYLVLDEADRMLDMGFEPQIRKIVEQIRPDRQTLMWSATWPKEVRQLAEDFLKDYVQINIGALQLSANHNILQIVDVCSDMEKEDKLIRLLEEIMSEKENKTIIFVETKRRCDELTRRMRRDGWPAMGIHGDKSQQERDWVLNEFRYGKAPILIATDVASRGLDVEDVKFVINYDYPNSSEDYIHRIGRTARSQKTGTAYTFFTPNNMKQASDLISVLREANQAINPKLIQMAEDRGGRGRGGRGGYKDDRRDRYSGGGRSNNFGGSSYRDRDSDRGFGNGPKSAFGGNKAQNGGSYGGNSGNSSGSYGNNYSNSNGQGNFGAPANQVGAFGNQSFQGPPQFGSMQRAAQNGMNHPPFSFTSQPPPPQGQQPPPPPPMVPYPMPPPFPQ